A portion of the Oscillospiraceae bacterium genome contains these proteins:
- a CDS encoding PC4/YdbC family ssDNA-binding protein: MAEIKYEVVERIAVLSQRPRGWERQLNLISWNDGEPKYDIRDWSPDGTRMGKGISLSHDELAILKGILEDMEL; this comes from the coding sequence ATGGCAGAGATCAAATACGAAGTCGTCGAGCGCATCGCGGTGCTCTCGCAGCGTCCCCGCGGCTGGGAGCGTCAGCTCAACCTGATCAGCTGGAACGACGGCGAGCCCAAGTACGACATCCGCGACTGGTCCCCGGACGGCACCCGCATGGGCAAGGGCATCTCCCTGAGCCACGACGAGCTGGCCATCCTCAAGGGCATCCTGGAAGATATGGAGCTGTGA
- a CDS encoding hydrolase, translating to MTDREEFLQIFRQHVTRPGSEKLLDWLDHKTDFFSAPASTRFHGACTGGLCMHSLNVYHALHDTFFTEGESEESFAICALLHDLCKANYYKAGTRNVKNETTGQWEKVPSYSVEDLFPYGHGEKSVFLIERFMKLKVEEAVAIRWHMGGFDDAARGGCFAISEAYDKYPLAVKLHIADLEATYLMEHRTSAVH from the coding sequence ATGACCGACCGCGAGGAGTTTTTGCAGATCTTCCGGCAGCATGTCACCCGCCCCGGCAGCGAAAAGCTGCTGGACTGGCTGGACCACAAGACCGATTTCTTTTCGGCTCCGGCGTCCACCCGGTTCCACGGTGCCTGCACCGGCGGGCTGTGCATGCACAGCCTGAACGTCTACCACGCCCTGCACGACACCTTTTTTACCGAGGGCGAGAGTGAGGAGAGCTTTGCCATCTGCGCACTGCTGCACGATCTGTGCAAGGCCAACTACTACAAGGCCGGCACCCGCAACGTGAAGAACGAGACCACCGGTCAGTGGGAAAAGGTGCCCAGCTACAGCGTGGAGGACCTGTTTCCCTACGGCCACGGTGAAAAAAGCGTGTTTCTCATTGAGCGCTTCATGAAGCTCAAGGTGGAAGAGGCCGTGGCCATCCGCTGGCACATGGGCGGTTTTGACGATGCGGCCCGGGGCGGCTGCTTTGCCATCTCGGAAGCCTACGACAAGTACCCCCTTGCCGTCAAACTGCACATCGCGGATCTGGAAGCCACCTATCTTATGGAGCACCGCACCAGCGCCGTGCACTGA
- a CDS encoding SMC family ATPase — protein sequence MRPLRLTLSAFGPYAAETTLELEKLGKGGLYLVTGDTGAGKTTLFDAITYALYDHSSGGVREGAMLRSQYADSKTPTFVELEFEVKDARYTVRRNPEYPRPKARGEGFTTEKADATLTYADGRPPVTKARDVNAAVLDILGLDYNQFCQIAMIAQGQFTKLLNASTEERSRIFRKLFRTQRYAKLQDRLQEEASRLNQQRLAQNTQLDSLLAGLQVAPDDPDADALAALCAQTEPATALTLLEELLQRQQAAQEAAAASLADTEARLDAIQQQLGAARQAAQLARQLAEQQAALDAARPALDAAKAESARHADDVARLDALTGQVTQARTALTAYDELDALCREQKQAQDAAQLAGALAAKRRTQLEALDASLAAADTALAVLVDAPTRQLALQNQAAQLEARSTALDALAQRLADSQKQARQARRAQDAYRAAAARQDEARARRDALDRSFLDAQAGLLAQELTEGAPCPVCGSTHHPARAVLPRTAPTQVQVEQARQTAEEADRAAQTASAAAQSALAAADEARRSLRRDAEALLPERFAAPEGQPPVQLTFALMNTVLSEETAALQAARTDCTASLRQAGADCQRKAQLEADRQAHTRQRPALEQQVQEADRTAAAQSARVQALEQQVLAKQKALPYPQRAQAQAALDLLEADRTALRAGMEQAEAALRTAQQNYAAAKAAVDALRSQQAAAQSSAPAQPLETLREAAAELTAARDAARGQEKQLAARLLPNRRIMEQYRTAAAQHAALEQRAQWVGALAATAGGTLTSKQKIKLEAYIQMDYLDRILRHANLRLMQMTDAQYELERVGAENQRSQSGLDLGVIDHYNGTRRSVKTLSGGESFKASLALALGLSDEVQSAAGGIRLDTLFLDEGFGSLDEESLEQAIRVLAGLTEGDRLVGIISHVGALKDRIDRQVVVHKNRTGGSTVELVV from the coding sequence ATGAGACCGCTCCGCCTGACCCTGTCGGCTTTTGGCCCCTATGCCGCCGAGACCACACTGGAACTGGAAAAGCTGGGCAAAGGCGGCCTGTACCTTGTCACCGGCGATACCGGTGCCGGCAAGACCACCCTGTTCGACGCCATCACCTACGCGCTCTACGACCACTCCAGCGGCGGTGTGCGCGAGGGGGCCATGCTGCGCAGCCAATATGCCGACTCCAAAACGCCCACCTTTGTGGAGCTGGAATTTGAGGTGAAGGATGCCCGCTACACAGTGCGCCGCAATCCGGAATACCCCCGCCCCAAGGCGCGGGGCGAGGGCTTTACCACCGAAAAAGCAGACGCCACCCTCACCTATGCCGACGGCCGCCCGCCGGTGACCAAGGCACGGGATGTGAACGCCGCCGTGCTGGACATCCTGGGGCTGGACTACAACCAGTTCTGCCAGATCGCCATGATCGCGCAGGGGCAGTTCACCAAGCTGCTGAATGCCTCCACCGAGGAGCGCAGCCGCATTTTCCGCAAGCTGTTCCGCACCCAGCGGTACGCCAAATTGCAGGACCGTCTGCAGGAAGAAGCTTCCCGCCTGAACCAGCAGCGTCTGGCCCAGAACACCCAGCTGGACAGCCTGCTGGCCGGGCTGCAGGTCGCACCCGACGACCCGGACGCCGACGCGCTGGCCGCCCTCTGTGCCCAGACCGAGCCTGCCACCGCGCTGACCTTATTGGAGGAGCTGCTGCAGCGCCAGCAGGCCGCACAGGAGGCCGCCGCCGCATCCCTTGCCGACACCGAAGCCCGGCTGGATGCCATACAGCAGCAGCTGGGAGCCGCCCGGCAGGCCGCGCAATTGGCCCGGCAGCTGGCCGAACAACAGGCCGCGCTGGACGCCGCCCGGCCCGCACTGGATGCCGCCAAAGCTGAGAGCGCCCGCCACGCCGATGACGTCGCCCGGTTGGATGCCCTGACCGGACAGGTGACCCAGGCCCGCACCGCCCTGACCGCCTACGACGAGCTGGACGCGCTGTGCCGGGAGCAGAAGCAGGCACAGGATGCCGCGCAGCTGGCCGGGGCACTGGCCGCGAAGCGCCGCACCCAGCTGGAAGCGCTGGACGCCAGCCTTGCTGCGGCCGACACCGCCCTTGCCGTGCTGGTGGATGCCCCCACCCGGCAGCTGGCTTTGCAGAATCAGGCTGCGCAGCTGGAAGCCCGCAGCACCGCGCTGGACGCCCTTGCCCAGCGGCTGGCCGACAGCCAGAAACAGGCCCGGCAGGCCCGCCGGGCACAGGACGCCTACCGCGCCGCCGCTGCCCGGCAGGATGAAGCCCGCGCCCGGCGGGATGCACTGGACCGGTCCTTTCTGGACGCGCAGGCCGGTCTGCTGGCACAGGAACTGACCGAGGGTGCCCCCTGCCCGGTGTGCGGCAGCACCCATCACCCGGCCCGGGCCGTCCTGCCCCGCACCGCACCCACGCAGGTACAGGTGGAGCAGGCCCGGCAGACCGCCGAGGAAGCCGACCGTGCCGCGCAAACGGCCAGCGCCGCCGCCCAGAGCGCCCTTGCCGCTGCAGACGAAGCCCGCCGCAGCCTGCGCCGGGACGCCGAGGCCCTGCTGCCGGAGCGCTTTGCCGCGCCGGAAGGCCAACCTCCGGTGCAGCTGACCTTCGCCCTGATGAATACCGTCCTGTCCGAGGAAACTGCCGCCCTGCAGGCCGCCCGCACCGACTGCACGGCCAGCCTGCGGCAGGCCGGAGCCGACTGTCAGCGCAAGGCGCAGCTGGAAGCCGACCGGCAGGCCCACACCCGCCAGCGCCCGGCGCTGGAACAGCAGGTGCAGGAGGCTGACCGCACCGCTGCCGCTCAGTCTGCCCGCGTACAGGCACTGGAACAGCAGGTGCTTGCCAAACAGAAAGCCCTGCCCTACCCCCAGCGGGCGCAGGCGCAGGCCGCGCTGGACCTGCTGGAAGCCGACCGCACCGCCCTGCGCGCCGGGATGGAACAGGCCGAAGCTGCCCTGCGCACGGCACAGCAGAACTACGCAGCCGCCAAAGCCGCTGTGGATGCCCTGCGCAGCCAGCAGGCAGCGGCCCAGAGTTCCGCCCCGGCTCAGCCGCTGGAAACCTTACGGGAAGCGGCTGCTGAACTGACTGCCGCACGGGATGCCGCCCGCGGGCAGGAAAAGCAGCTGGCCGCCCGCCTGCTGCCCAACCGCCGCATCATGGAACAGTACCGCACCGCCGCCGCGCAGCACGCTGCGTTGGAGCAGCGCGCCCAGTGGGTGGGAGCGCTGGCCGCCACCGCCGGCGGCACTCTGACCAGCAAACAGAAGATCAAACTGGAAGCCTACATCCAGATGGACTACCTCGACCGCATCCTGCGCCACGCCAACCTCCGCCTGATGCAGATGACCGATGCCCAGTACGAGCTGGAGCGCGTCGGGGCCGAGAACCAGCGCAGCCAGTCCGGCCTGGACCTGGGGGTCATCGACCACTACAACGGAACCCGCCGCAGTGTCAAGACCCTGTCCGGTGGTGAGAGCTTCAAGGCCTCGCTGGCGCTGGCACTGGGCCTTTCGGATGAAGTGCAGAGCGCCGCCGGCGGCATCCGGCTGGACACCCTGTTCCTGGACGAGGGCTTCGGCAGCCTGGACGAGGAATCGCTGGAACAGGCCATCCGGGTGCTGGCCGGACTGACCGAGGGCGACCGGCTGGTGGGCATCATCTCCCATGTGGGGGCCCTGAAGGACCGCATCGACCGGCAGGTGGTGGTGCACAAAAACCGCACCGGCGGCTCCACCGTGGAGCTGGTGGTGTAA